From the Raphanus sativus cultivar WK10039 unplaced genomic scaffold, ASM80110v3 Scaffold1247, whole genome shotgun sequence genome, the window CTTGTACTATGACTGTCGGAACGGTGGTACTATGACTCTCCAAAAAATTTTTTAGAGATTTTTCTGGATTTTGGGCACCGCTTGCGGTGGGCGGTGGGGTCTAATCACTAtaaaaagtttacccaaaaaacagTTCTTtgtacccaaaaaaaaaacattcaagtttatgtttttcttttggtgtcAAATCGagtttatgcttttaaaatcaAGTAATAATCAATTTAAACCAGTTAACATTGCTGTTTGATGATTAAGGTACATAAAGACGTACACGGACTTTGGAGCTAAGCCCACCCACCTACTACACGTTAATCTGGTTGGATGGGCCCTTAATGGGCTTCTCTTACATAAACCCGTTGCGCGCGCCGGTGAGCAACTAGAAATTGCCGGTTATATCATCGTCATCATCGGCGATAATGAACATAGTCGCATTGCTCGTGAAGGTCGCCGGTCTCTTCGCCACGATCACCGTAGGAGCCAACGCATTCTCCTACACTCGTTTCCGTCGCCGGAACCTCGGGAAGATTCGCTCACCAATCGACGAATCCAAAGAAATTCTCGCCGATTTCAATTCACACGGTACGACTGCGTTTCGTTTGTTTTATTACACAAAGTGTGAAGCTTGTCTGATTTCAGACCAAATGACCATGTCtgaatttttcttgtctttttgaaaaaaaaaatagtattatttcaaattcaaaatcttCTACAAATAGATTGTGTAAATTGAATCCGAAAGGTTTAACATTGTCTTGGTGGTGTAATAATCTCTGTATGTTTCAGAACACAAGGAGGGAAAGTTCTTCTTTGGATTAGCAACTGCACCTGCTCACGCAGAGGACGAACTCGACGATGCTTGGCTCCAGTTTGCAAAAGAAACACCTTCTTCAGCATCAGACACAGTGCCGGGTTCAGAGGCTGCTACTAGAAAAAAGATTAAGCTCGCTGTGGGAGCTATAACAAAAGGGTTGGCCAACAACAAACATATAAAAGAAGTTAAAGCTTCTGCTTCTgcttctgctgatgatgatAAGCCACCCACTAACAATGTAGCTGCTTGGCGCAACGCTCCTCACCCGTGAGCCTTCGTTGTTACTATCAATTAGCTGTGTCTTATGAGTTATGAGCTCAAACTGAGGTTTTTTCCTCAATTTGTTTTCAGGGAGGACAGACTTAAGTTTTGGTCAGATCCTGACAAAGAAGTGAAGCTAGCTAAAGAAACTGGCGTTACTGTCTTCAGGATGGGAATCGATTGGTCTAGGATCATGCCAAAAGAGCCCACCGAAGGGATTAAGGAAGCAGTGAGTCAATAAACTTTTCTCTGAACATGCTTCTAGTAGAGAAAGAGTCCCCTTATATATCGTGCTTTGTAGGTTGACTATGAGGCCCTGGAACACTATAAATGGATACTCAACAGAGTCCGTTCAAAcgggatgaaggtgatgctgaCGCTCTTTCACCATTCATTACCACCATGGGCTGCTGATTACGGTGGCTGGAAAATAGAGAAGACGGTCGACTACTTTATGGACTTCACAAGGTGCGACTTTCTCTCCTTCAAAATGACCTTTTTTTTAATGCAAGTCTTGattcatcttttttttataacatgCCCAGGCTTGTTGTGGACTTCATGTTCGAGTTGGTAGACTCTTGGGTAACGTTTAACGAACCGCATGTCTTCACCTTGCTTACCTACATGTGCGGTTCTTGGCCCGGAAACAACCCTGATTTTATGGAGATGGCTACATCTACTCTACCCATGGGTGTGTTCCATAGAGTGTTACATTATATGGCTGTTGCTCACTCAAAGGCCTATGACTACATCCACTCGAAAATGCTAGTTTTTTcccacctttttttttttttttttttaaattatcttaaaattatattaatggtCTCTAATCTCTTTATATGGCAGTTGCTTGAAAAAACCTTTGGTGGGGATTGCGCACCACGTCTCCTTTATACGACCATATGGTCTCTTTGATACAGGGGCTGTGACTATTAGTAACTCCCTCACTGTATATCCATATATTGATAGCATTTCTCACAAGTTGGATTTCATAGGCATCAACTACTACGGACAGGTAAAGGGAGTTAAGAGCGAACACGTTTGCTATCAGGCCTTCACTTATATAGTTTTCTCTGATTAGGAATCAGTGTGTGGTGTCGGAATAAAGCTTGTGGAGACTGATGAATACAGTGAATCCGGAAGAGGGATATACCCTGATGGTCTCTACCGCGTGTTGTTGATGCTCCATGATAGATACAAACACCTGAAAATCCCTTTCATAGTTACGGAGAATGGTGTGTCTGATGAGACTGATGTGATTCGGCGGCCTTACCTGATCGAGCATCTCCTTGCCCTTTATGCTGCAATGCTAAAGGTTCTTGGTCTACCATGACAACACTAGGTGTTGGCATATCTCTCACTGTGTGTTTGGTGGCTTTTTACGACAGGGTGTACCGGTGCTTGGTTACATATTCTGGACTATTTCAGACAACTGGGAATGGGCTGATGGATATGGTCCGAAATTTGGACTTGTTGCTGTTGACCGATCCCATAATCTTGCACGAACACTTAGGCCATCTTACCATCTCTTTTCCAAGGTTTTATCATTATAACCCTACACTTTGAGATCATGGCATTGCTAATCTACTCGCATGGCTTTTGTATTCATACTCTCCAGATAGTGAAAAGCGGGAAAATCACACGTAAAGATCGGTCTCTTGCATGGAATGAACTCCAAAGAGCTGCTAAATCAGGAAAGCTACGGCCATTCTACCGGGGCCGTTGATAACAATGGTCTAATGTATGCAGGTTTGGTTTACAACTTCACCACACCTtcaagttattatttttttgtaccTTGTTTAGTTTGTACTTTATGATCGTTTACTTTCTTTGTTTAAAAGATGGTCTAGACAAGCCTCAGTGGAGACCGTATGTTGACCGTGACTGGCGGTTTGGTCACTACCAAGTGGATGGTCTTCAAGACCCGCTGAGTCGCGTGGCTCGAGTCCTTCTAATATGGCCGCTTATCATGAACAAGAGGATAAGAAAAGTTAAGGTCAAGCCCACAGATGATACTGGAAGCGCTCTGCACCCGGCTTATGCCTCACCTTATTACTAGATGAAGAGATTAGAAACCTGAGAATCTTTGCTTAAGAACGAGAAGGAGATAGCTACTAGTTACAGGATGGGTGACTAAGAGGATATAATTAACGTCTGTTCAATGAAATAAG encodes:
- the LOC108812423 gene encoding LOW QUALITY PROTEIN: galactolipid galactosyltransferase SFR2, chloroplastic (The sequence of the model RefSeq protein was modified relative to this genomic sequence to represent the inferred CDS: deleted 1 base in 1 codon), translating into MNIVALLVKVAGLFATITVGANAFSYTRFRRRNLGKIRSPIDESKEILADFNSHEHKEGKFFFGLATAPAHAEDELDDAWLQFAKETPSSASDTVPGSEAATRKKIKLAVGAITKGLANNKHIKEVKASASASADDDKPPTNNVAAWRNAPHPEDRLKFWSDPDKEVKLAKETGVTVFRMGIDWSRIMPKEPTEGIKEAVDYEALEHYKWILNRVRSNGMKVMLTLFHHSLPPWAADYGGWKIEKTVDYFMDFTRLVVDFMFELVDSWVTFNEPHVFTLLTYMCGSWPGNNPDFMEMATSTLPMGVFHRVLHYMAVAHSKAYDYIHSKICLKKPLVGIAHHVSFIRPYGLFDTGAVTISNSLTVYPYIDSISHKLDFIGINYYGQESVCGVGIKLVETDEYSESGRGIYPDGLYRVLLMLHDRYKHLKIPFIVTENGVSDETDVIRRPYLIEHLLALYAAMLKGVPVLGYIFWTISDNWEWADGYGPKFGLVAVDRSHNLARTLRPSYHLFSKIVKSGKITRKDRSLAWNELQRAAKSGKLRPFYRGVDNNGLMYADGLDKPQWRPYVDRDWRFGHYQVDGLQDPLSRVARVLLIWPLIMNKRIRKVKVKPTDDTGSALHPAYASPYY